The following DNA comes from Micromonospora chokoriensis.
GCACTTCGTCGACGTCGTGTGGATCGGGCTGTACGCCATGATCTACTGGCTTCAGTGATCTTGCGCGTCACGTTCCGCACTGCTGCTCCGTCCCCTGAGACAGGTCCAACCGGTTAAGGACACCGCTCATGACTTCTGACAACGACCGCCGACGCGGTCTGCTCGCGCGGTTGCGCGAGCGGCCCGCCGCGCGCAGCAGGGGCCGCCGCCGGCTGGGCGCCGCGGTCCGGCTGATCGCCGCGCTGATGCTCGCCGGCGGCGCCTACACCGTCTTCGCCCCGGGTGCCCAGGCGCAGGACAACCCGCAGCTGACCGGCGCCGCCGCCGAGGGCAAGGCGCTGTTCGACGTGAGCTGTGTGACCTGTCACGGTCGCAACGCCCAGGGTGTCGAGGGTCGCGGCCCGAGCCTGATCGGCGTCGGCGCGGCCTCGGTCGAGTTCCAGGTCAGCTCCGGGCGGATGCCGCTGGCCCGCCAGGAGGCCCAGGCCCACCGCAAGCCCCCCGTCTTCACCGACGAGCAGACCCGTCAGCTGGCCCAGTACATCCAGGAGCTGGGTGGCGGTCCGGTCGTGCCGGACGGTGACGACCTCCGCGAGGACGGCAACGTCGCGGCCGGCGGTGAGCTGTTCCGGATCAACTGCTCGCAGTGCCACGCGTTCGGTGGTGGCGGCGGCGCGCTGTCCTCGGGCAAGTTCGCCCCGAGCCTGCACCCCGCGACCGACCGTCAGATCTACGCGGCGATGCTGAGCGGCCCGCAGAACATGCCGGTGTTCGGCGACAACCAGCTCCGGCCGGAG
Coding sequences within:
- the qcrC gene encoding cytochrome bc1 complex diheme cytochrome c subunit, yielding MTSDNDRRRGLLARLRERPAARSRGRRRLGAAVRLIAALMLAGGAYTVFAPGAQAQDNPQLTGAAAEGKALFDVSCVTCHGRNAQGVEGRGPSLIGVGAASVEFQVSSGRMPLARQEAQAHRKPPVFTDEQTRQLAQYIQELGGGPVVPDGDDLREDGNVAAGGELFRINCSQCHAFGGGGGALSSGKFAPSLHPATDRQIYAAMLSGPQNMPVFGDNQLRPEQKADIIAYIQETLKHDQDPGGFNLGRYGPSTEGLAIFLVGIVALVFASLWIAGKS